The region TGCGCTTTCAAAAGGGTGATTAAGCGAAGTTCGTAAGCCAGTTGTTAAATCAATATAAATGATCTCTTCATTTGTATAGCTATAAGGATCTTCAACGATAATTGCGAACTTACCATTTGAACTCATTATTATTGATTTTGTAGAATCTAAGCAATTAAAGCGGAGTTTTTCGGTAAAGGTTATAAGGTCAAATACCACAAGTGTATTTTCAACTTCAGTAATAAGATCAAGATTATCTGGATTGAACTCAGCGTAATCTTCCACTTCTTGAGTTAATCGTATTAACAACGTATTACCATCATCCGAAAGTTGTAAGCCCTCAAAGTGTAAGTTAGCTGTTAAATGAAATACAGGGTCGATCTTCCCTAAGTGCCAACCTTTTATTACACCTATCTCATCGTCATAAGTAACGACATGAGCAATACTTGATGATGTTGCTTTTTCTGCGGCATCAAAATCATAAAGATTGCTTTCTTCGAAGTTTCTCCATGAGACTCCTTTATGCTGGGTGAGATCAGAAATATAAAGATTTTCGGCAGTACTATAAATAAGATAAGGGGATTCTTGGTAAGTAACACAACGAAAATTATGACTATTATGTATAGCAAATAAAGGAGTAGCTCGTCGTTCTTCACGTAAACGCTCTTGCCTTACTCGACAAGATTCATATCCATAAAACAGAGTAAAAGCAGGGTCTATGTTTTGGTTTAAAATACACTTAATGTAATGAGATATTTTGGCATTGAGTTTATCCATTTGGGAAATAATAGCAGGGATATTATCTATGTTTTTCTCTAATCCTGTGATTTCAGCCGCTAACCTAGCTGTGTAACTATGAAAAATATACAGTGATTCATTGGTAACATCAGTTATTGATGATTGCTTTAAGCTGTGTAAAAGGTCGACTAAACTTGATTGAATATCTTCATCATTATCAATATCTTCTAGTGTTTTATAACAAGCATCTGATTGGAAAATAATTTGATTTTTAATTGCTTCGGTTGCAGTGATTAAGCATAGTTCATCAATAAAGTTGGGATCTTTTAGTTGTTCAATAAAAGAAGAGGTAAACTTAGGAGCTTCTTCATTATCACTTGATAAACGATAAGGTAATGCTGAGTAAAGATATTTGAGATAAGGTGAATTTGGATATTGAGATATAATCTCGTGGATAAGATCTTCAGTATTAACTAAGTGCCAACGATCTGAGGTTCCATAACTATCAATGAAATCAAGAATAAATTGATCGCTGTAACTAAATAATCCTCGGTATGGAGCTTCAAAAAGTAACTCTTGGCTACGTTGATAGCGTAAATCAAACTCTGTGCCTTCCGTGAACTGGCACTCATCAATAGTTTTGATGTATTTGAGCACTAAACCTCTTAACTCTTCATGTTTAGCTGCGAGGGAGAATAGATTAACCCTTCTTTCTTTTTGCCATTGTTCATAAAAATAAAAGCTACCGTGATTTTCAGAGGCTTGAGCTTGGCGGTAATGTTGTTCATTTTGACCAACAAAATCGGTAGTATCATCTTTTTCTGAATCAAAAAATGTGTAAATGATGTTATCGCGTGTATTTAGGCTGCTGAATATTGAGCGATCTTCTATGTCAGTGATTAATCTTTGAAGCGTTTCTTTGATACTATTTAGATCGTTACTGTTATAAATCACTTTATGAATGCAGTTTCGCCCGTAATGGCGTTCTAAATAAGTAATGGCTTTATCTCGTATTGTTTTTATATCGATGTCATTTTTTAATTCATGAAGAAAGAGATCATAGTAACTAGTTAGTTGTTTTAATGAACTAATGACGAGATGAATAAATGGCCATTGGGATTGATTGTTAAATTCCTCATCATTGGATGTTGGTTTTAGTTGTTTTAGTTCGGAATATAATTCAGCTATAGCGGTAGAATTTATGTCATTGCTGTTTTGAATTTGGCGAACAAGTACATCTATGTGATTATTGTTTTTCATATATGCCCAAAAAAGAGGTTTTTTGTATTATATGAAATGTAATCAGCTATTTACAGGTTATAAATCTCTTTTATAAAAAAAATCAGGTTATAGATAACCGTTGATGATATAGATTTCCTAAATGTCTTTTTTGGGCGTTTTATCAAAACAATTTATAATTAGAGGCATTTTGTTGCTCTCTGAGTGTTTGAAGTAAGGTGATTTGTTTATAAATAACATAGTAACGACTAATGTTAGCTACGTAATTGACAGGTTCTTTACTGACGTATTTTTGTGCCATGATCTCAACATTATTGAACCAGATATTAGGGTTATAGCCATGTTTTACTGCCATTCTACGCATTTTTCTTACGTTAGCAGGACCTGCGTTATAGGCGGCCAGTGAAAAATACATTTGATTTTCTTTAGTGATATCTGGCTTTAAGAAATAACGCTTATGTACAAAATCCATATATTTTACGCCCGCGTGAATATTATTTTTTAAAATTTTAAAGTTCTTTATATTAATATACGGCTCATTCGCGGTGCTAGGTAGTACTTGCATGATCCCCACAGCTCCTTTATGAGAAACTAAATGGTTATTAAACCTTGATTCTTGATAAGCTTGAGCTGAGATCATTAGCCAATCGAATTCATACTTCTCTGCATATTGCTTAAAGAGAGTGGATAGGTTGTTAAATTGGTCCATGGTCTTTGGGTTTATTGCTTTGTTTAGCCATTGGGTGTTATTTAAATATTTGTTGTAAATAACATTGCCTAAATATGAGCCTTGTTTAATTCTCCTTATGTATTTATTTACAATAGATTTAAGTTGAGGAGTGTCTTTTCTTATCGCCCAGCTAATATTAGCTTGAGTCCTGATTGGTAGGTCTTCATTGATCGTAATATTTTTCATTATTCTTGACCATAATTGAGATTTATGGCTATCAATGACTGTCATGGGTAATATGTCTTGATTTATCATCTCCATAAGTTCGTAATCTTGAAGGTTCTCTTCTAAAAAATGAACATTAATAGGAGGGATACCATCACTAAAAAGCTGTTGATTAATGCGCTGCAAACTTTCAAAATAACTAGAGCTTGGTCGAACCCATATCTCTTTTCCTGATAGTTGTTCTATTGAGGTGATCTCTGGTATTGATTTTGAAGTGACAAGCCATTCTTGGCTATTACTGATAACAGGATCACTAAAATCAACAGTCTTTAAACGCTGAGGTGTGATGGTGAGGTTTGCAACCGCTATATCACCAAAACCAGTTTCTAAAGCGCGAAATAGGTCATCACGAGGAACAGGAATAACTTGCACATTTACATTAATGTTATTTTTGTGTAGGTGTAATTCGAAATGATGAATGAACTCTGCGATGACTCCTTTTGGTTGGCCTTTCTCTATATAATAAAAACCAAGATCGGCAGATACTAGAACACGTACTGTTCCTTTTTTCTTTAGAGTATTGAGATCTCCTGTATATGGTGTTTGTGCCATAGGTGAAAGCTCAAGGGCCATAGAAAATGGAGATAATAATAAAAACAACAACCAAACCCTACATGGCCAAAACATAAGCGACCCCCATTATTAACAAGATAATAACAAGTTAGGTTAAAAACCGAATGGGATCAAGTATTTTTATGCAGAGTTACTGATTTTTAATACAAAAAAGCCAGAGCAGGAAGAACCAACTCTGTCTTTTATAAAGTGTGCTCTAAATATGGTTAATATTTAAATAAATTCACTTGGTTATTTAGTTGTTTAGCAATACTTCGCAAATCTTGTGATAGTTTTTGTGAATCTTCAGCCTGATGTGACATCTTATCTGAAACATCGTTTGCTGATTGAATATTCATACTAACTTCATTCGTTACTGTTCTTTGTTCTGCTGCTGCGTTAGATATTTGAGTTGCCATATCTGAGATCTGTATGATAGATGTTGATATTTCCTCTAGTGCTTGAGTTGCGTTATTAGCATCATCAACACTAGATTGAGCGAATACTTTACTTTCATCCATACTATGAACGGCACTTGCAGTATTGCGCTGTAGTGTTTCAATCATTTGGCGGATCTCATCGGTAGAGCTGTGAGTTCTTTGCGAGAGTACTCGTACTTCATCGGCAACAACAGCAAAGCCTCGACCTTGCTCACCAGCACGAGCTGCTTCAATGGCTGCATTTAGTGCAAGGAGATTGGTCTGCTCTGCAATATCACGAATTGTTGAAAGAATTGTATTGATGTCTTGGGCATTCTTATTCAACTCCTGAATGATACCTGAAGCATTATCAACTTGACTTGCAAGGTTGGTAATTGATTCTTGGTTACGCATGATAACCTGCTTACCTTGGTCACAATGTTCAGTTGAATTGATTGCTGAATCTGCCGTCATTTGTGCATTATTAGCGACCTCTTGAGCTGTTGCCGACATTTCATGAACCGCAGTTGCGATTTGTGAGATCTCATTTAATTGAATTGAAAGCCCTTCATTGGTTTGGCTTGCTACTTGAGTACTGACTTTAGATTGTGAATTTAGCTCAGATGAGGAAGTTGCGATGTCTTTCACTATACTCTGTAGTTTTTCTACAAAACCATTAACATGACCAGCTAAAGTACCAATTTCATCTTTAGAGTTTACGCTAATACGTTGGGTTAGATCGCCATTGCCTTTAGATAAATCTTCCATTGCCTTACTTAAGACATTTAACGGCGCTAGCGCTTGCTTAATTAAGAACATAGCTAAGGCAGCAATGATTGCGATTTGAATTAAAGTCATAATTGCAGAGTCACGTAATACACTTCGAACTGAAGCAAACGCTTGTTTTTTATCTACAACAGCTATGAAATACCAATCAGTTTGAGGAACTTTAGCCGCTGTTAGGAAAGCCTCTTTACCATAAACGATAACTTCTGATTGAGAGTGATTATTAGAAAGTGTTTGAATCTTATTAAGAGAAAAGCCATCACCGAGCGCAGAGATAGATTTCATAGTCATATTTTTATCTGGGTGGGCAACAAAGTTACCATCACCATCAACAAGGAAAGCTGATACGCCATCTTGATTAATGGCTAAAATATCATCGACGATAGATTGGATACTAACATCTGCCCCGATTACACCTCGATAGCCATTGGTATTAAAAGCCTTCGCGATGGTAATTACAAGGCCACCATTACCCGCATCGACATATGGGCTTGTTACAATGGTGTTTGATGTTGAAGAGGCATCTCTGTACCAACCTCGTTGGCGAGGGTCATAACTAGCAGGAACTGGATTATCAGCATTACTTTGGAAAAATTCACCA is a window of Aliivibrio wodanis DNA encoding:
- a CDS encoding putative uncharacterized protein (No significant database matches) produces the protein MKNNNHIDVLVRQIQNSNDINSTAIAELYSELKQLKPTSNDEEFNNQSQWPFIHLVISSLKQLTSYYDLFLHELKNDIDIKTIRDKAITYLERHYGRNCIHKVIYNSNDLNSIKETLQRLITDIEDRSIFSSLNTRDNIIYTFFDSEKDDTTDFVGQNEQHYRQAQASENHGSFYFYEQWQKERRVNLFSLAAKHEELRGLVLKYIKTIDECQFTEGTEFDLRYQRSQELLFEAPYRGLFSYSDQFILDFIDSYGTSDRWHLVNTEDLIHEIISQYPNSPYLKYLYSALPYRLSSDNEEAPKFTSSFIEQLKDPNFIDELCLITATEAIKNQIIFQSDACYKTLEDIDNDEDIQSSLVDLLHSLKQSSITDVTNESLYIFHSYTARLAAEITGLEKNIDNIPAIISQMDKLNAKISHYIKCILNQNIDPAFTLFYGYESCRVRQERLREERRATPLFAIHNSHNFRCVTYQESPYLIYSTAENLYISDLTQHKGVSWRNFEESNLYDFDAAEKATSSSIAHVVTYDDEIGVIKGWHLGKIDPVFHLTANLHFEGLQLSDDGNTLLIRLTQEVEDYAEFNPDNLDLITEVENTLVVFDLITFTEKLRFNCLDSTKSIIMSSNGKFAIIVEDPYSYTNEEIIYIDLTTGLRTSLNHPFESALGSDEIALSPDNLHFVYKNSLFNIEKKTIVAQLSIDDFIYQYTYSDNGNYILADCDEDGLITIFRSLDGSFVGYLQGDPEAATDHIYLNEKQGIIYRDESASIYAYDVANMLSLKREALQPIDYHFGVIESNTIGHKVDYLLGNHCCDTLLMQFTAYEFGFYHPKSDSFSRPTPIANKSDISTIGCRFKIETRGFSRIHGVTIKLHHPEINGKTITQWESIIRHNQPFTLIAPFDTEELVFGQYRFEVYSNDSEAFLCAQHSISILKVATYTCTAHAEQYGSKLTNSDFNNQEIVTNNDNAVFGFKLRINSDNPEDIHHLILKIEKEHIPKSSTLRKTKRAKKKYTLTRIITVKSGELINAYFPTNSCELFRGKWLFTLTQQTTQAVIFNGHLSVIEIDDKNTIVEQQDICKESAC
- a CDS encoding putative transglycosylase, yielding MFWPCRVWLLFLLLSPFSMALELSPMAQTPYTGDLNTLKKKGTVRVLVSADLGFYYIEKGQPKGVIAEFIHHFELHLHKNNINVNVQVIPVPRDDLFRALETGFGDIAVANLTITPQRLKTVDFSDPVISNSQEWLVTSKSIPEITSIEQLSGKEIWVRPSSSYFESLQRINQQLFSDGIPPINVHFLEENLQDYELMEMINQDILPMTVIDSHKSQLWSRIMKNITINEDLPIRTQANISWAIRKDTPQLKSIVNKYIRRIKQGSYLGNVIYNKYLNNTQWLNKAINPKTMDQFNNLSTLFKQYAEKYEFDWLMISAQAYQESRFNNHLVSHKGAVGIMQVLPSTANEPYINIKNFKILKNNIHAGVKYMDFVHKRYFLKPDITKENQMYFSLAAYNAGPANVRKMRRMAVKHGYNPNIWFNNVEIMAQKYVSKEPVNYVANISRYYVIYKQITLLQTLREQQNASNYKLF
- a CDS encoding methyl-accepting chemotaxis protein; amino-acid sequence: MLNNISIKNKLTLMFVVIILVMGSIQTVMTGRQLMAETYNSVNQFSAALTKASVSGLDKWISGRINIVEASTNAFSYADVPITYFNQSQRAGHFIISYAGLETGEFFQSNADNPVPASYDPRQRGWYRDASSTSNTIVTSPYVDAGNGGLVITIAKAFNTNGYRGVIGADVSIQSIVDDILAINQDGVSAFLVDGDGNFVAHPDKNMTMKSISALGDGFSLNKIQTLSNNHSQSEVIVYGKEAFLTAAKVPQTDWYFIAVVDKKQAFASVRSVLRDSAIMTLIQIAIIAALAMFLIKQALAPLNVLSKAMEDLSKGNGDLTQRISVNSKDEIGTLAGHVNGFVEKLQSIVKDIATSSSELNSQSKVSTQVASQTNEGLSIQLNEISQIATAVHEMSATAQEVANNAQMTADSAINSTEHCDQGKQVIMRNQESITNLASQVDNASGIIQELNKNAQDINTILSTIRDIAEQTNLLALNAAIEAARAGEQGRGFAVVADEVRVLSQRTHSSTDEIRQMIETLQRNTASAVHSMDESKVFAQSSVDDANNATQALEEISTSIIQISDMATQISNAAAEQRTVTNEVSMNIQSANDVSDKMSHQAEDSQKLSQDLRSIAKQLNNQVNLFKY